Proteins encoded together in one Styela clava chromosome 12, kaStyClav1.hap1.2, whole genome shotgun sequence window:
- the LOC120330233 gene encoding uronyl 2-sulfotransferase-like, with translation MVELIEVKIRKHQGMFHNKKFRRLFRRCSAMTKIASLMMVFIFISGLFNAEYEEYNQAIKSEETQSEVLLARRQRMHEISDARKEDNDVITSGYDVTRMTNITPLNKPLKEEEKIFTLLTSNENPKKSKSEKNGGKSKPAPPIKVKAVANEPIFLNMDYDKMKTDEFTEHENKLHAEWRRRIEEKEFAEVPPNPSFIFHNKLPKSGSSTMNNILKKLSKANHFNFLKMETSDLQTSDDRYLIQQLKTKVKPPFVLLKHHKWLNFTRSNQPQPTYINVMRDPLEWFTSRYYFSRYGWERKPGCRKADCGMSEADRLMDIDECVKKRHRECMNPWMYLQFFCGTAPECSNTTTLEQKERATEIAKSNILNEYYVVGVLEQFEDTLKLFQTMMPDFFIDVIPTWKSEFVQIKQNMTRTTYKKEMSLESKNFFRFGPLHYEIELYNFARELFNKKLEYFHIESTVMT, from the exons ATGGTGGAGTTAATTGAAGTTAAAATCAGGAAACATCAAGGGATGTTTCATAATAAAAAGTTTCGAAGACTTTTCAGAAG ATGTTCTGCCATGACAAAAATCGCTTCTCTAATGatggttttcatttttatttccgGACTTTTCAACGCTGAATACGAGGAATATAACCAGGCAATAAAATCGGAAG AAACACAAAGTGAAGTGTTGCTTGCCCGTCGTCAACGAATGCATGAAATTTCTGACGCGAGAAAAGAAGATAATGACGTCATCACCTCGGGGTATGACGTCACAAGAATGACAAATATCACTCCATTGAACAAACCTCtcaaagaagaagaaaaaatctTTACTTTGCTAACGTCAAACGAAAATCCAAAAAAATCGAAATCTGAGAAAAACGGCGGGAAAAGTAAACCTGCCCCTCCCATAAAAGTGAAGGCGGTCGCGAACGAAccgatatttttgaatatggattATGATAAGATGAAAACGGACGAATTTACTGAACATGAGAATAAATTACACGCGGAATGGCGAAGACGAATTGAAGAAAAGGAATTTGCTGAG GTTCCTCCTAATCCATCATTCATCTTCCACAACAAGTTGCCGAAAAGCGGAAGTTCAACAATGAATAACATCCTGAAGAAATTAAGCAAAGCAAATCA TTTCAACTTTTTGAAAATGGAGACATCGGATCTGCAAACATCTGATGACAGATATCTAATACAACAACTGAAAACTAAAGTCAAACCGCCGTTCGTGCTGCTGAAGCATCATAAATGGCTGAATTTTACGAG ATCTAATCAACCTCAGCCTACATATATCAATGTAATGAGAGATCCATTGGAATGGTTTACTTCACGCTATTATTTCTCGAGGTATGGTTGGGAGAGGAAGCCTGGATGCAGGAAGGCTGACTGTGGAATGAGCGAAGCTGATAGACTTATG GACATAGATGAATGCGTTAAGAAACGACACAGGGAGTGCATGAATCCCTGGATGTATTTGCAATTCTTCTGTGGGACAGCGCCTGAGTGTTCAAA CACTACAACACTAGAGCAGAAAGAGAGAGCAACAGAGATCGCGAAATCGAATATTCTAAACGAATATTACGTCGTTGGAGTCCTGGAACAGTTCGAAGATACgttgaaattatttcaaaccATGATGCCAGATTTTTTCATTGATGTTATACCAACATGGAAATCGGAGT ttgtCCAGATCAAACAGAACATGACCCGAACGACGTACAAAAAAGAAATGAGTCTCGAATCCAAGAATTTCTTTCGATTCGGACCCCTGCATTATGAGATAGAACTTTACAATTTCGCAAGAGaattattcaacaaaaaattagaatattttcatatcGAATCTACTGTGATGACGTGA
- the LOC120330242 gene encoding GDP-mannose 4,6 dehydratase-like — protein sequence MASSTKNGSEVTGSGEPEAKRARKVALITGITGQDGSYLTEFLLDKGYQVHGIVRRASQPNTQRIEHLYADRATHQMGQMILHYGDLTDSTCLVKIINQIQPDEIYNLGAQSHVKISFEIAEYTADVDGLGTLRILDAIRTCGLTKKVKYYQASTSEMYGKVQEIPQTEKTPFYPRSPYAAAKLYAYWIAVNYREAYGMYTCNGILFNHESPRRGFNFVTRKISRSVAKIHLGLQDHMELGNIDSKRDWGHARDYVEGMWAMLQHETPDDYVLATNETHSVREFIEKSFKHVGVEIGWRGSGTDEVGYDKATDIVRIKINPKYYRPTEVDFLLGDATKAKNAFGWEPKIKFEALVKDMVDADVAMMKKNPNA from the exons ATGGCTTCAAGTACAAAGAATGGATCAGAAGTCACAGGCTCGGGAGAACCAGAGGCAAAAAGAGCAAGAAAAGTTGCTTTGATAACAG GCATCACCGGTCAAGATGGCTCCTACCTGACAGAATTTCTTCTGGACAAAGGTTACCAAGTCCATGGAATTGTGCGTCGAGCCAGTCAGCCTAATACGCAGAGGATTGAGCACCTGTACGCAGACAGAGCTACCCATCAGATGGGTCAAATGATTCTGCATTATGGGGATCTGACGGACAGCACTTGCCTTGTTAAGATTATAAACCAG ATTCAGCCTGACGAAATTTACAATCTCGGAGCTCAGAGTCACGTTAAGATTTCGTTTGAAATTGCTGAATACACTGCTGATGTGGATGGTCTTGGTACGCTGCGTATTCTCGATGCGATTCGAACCTGCGGACTTACTAAGAAAGTCAAATATTATCAAGCGTCGACTAGTGAGATGTATGGAAAG GTCCAAGAAATCCCACAGACCGAGAAAACTCCTTTCTACCCCCGATCCCCATACGCAGCCGCAAAACTTTACGCTTACTGGATTGCAGTCAACTATCGGGAAGCGTACGGAATGTACACTTGCAACGGAATTCTTTTCAATCACGAAAGTCCGAGGCGGGGATTTAACTTCGTTACAAGAAAGATCTCGAGAAGTGTAGCAAAGATACATCTTGGGTTGCAAG ATCACATGGAGCTGGGCAACATAGACTCAAAGAGAGATTGGGGCCATGCCAGGGATTATGTGGAAGGAATGTGGGCAATGCTACAGCATGAAAC GCCTGATGATTATGTCCTGGCAACAAACGAAACCCACAGCGTTCGTGAGTTCATTGAAAAATCATTCAAACACGTTGGAGTTGAGATTGGATGGAGAGGAAGTGGAACGGATGAG GTTGGATATGACAAAGCTACCGACATCGTCCGAATAAAAATCAATCCAAAGTACTACAGACCCACGGAAGTTGATTTTCTTCTCGGAGACGCAACGAAAGCGAAGAACGCGTTCGGTTGGGAACCTAAGATCAAATTCGAAGCTCTCGTCAAAGATATGGTAGACGCGGACGTAGCCATGATGAAAAAGAATCCCAATGCCTAA